The following proteins come from a genomic window of Solea solea chromosome 3, fSolSol10.1, whole genome shotgun sequence:
- the txk gene encoding tyrosine-protein kinase TXK, producing MIHSNHSVHSVFCCCCCTVQTREISTCTEVERSSLCFQSRRYPGRARRVDRSRRKLPPPPPPEDSGGEDLLTVVAMYDFKAQEDTDLTLKQGDEYVILHKQDQLWWKAQDKHGNRGFIPSNYVTEKNRIEANPWYCKNITRTEAEQLLRQEDKEGGFVVRESSQRGVYTVSVYTKMLSAGSDVRHYQIKINDSGKFFLAEKHTFSSISEVIRYHQHNAAGLVTRLRYAVGPMGRCLPATSGFSSEKWEINPSELTFMKELGSGQFGVVRLGKWRAQHKVAIKAIREGAMCEDDFIEEAKVMMKLCHHKLVQLYGVCLQQRPLLIVAEFMENGCLLNFLRQRVRALKEAWLLSMCQDVCEGMEYLEAQSFIHRDLAARNCLVNEHNMVKVSDFGMTRYVLDNQYTSSSGAKFPVKWSPPEVLHYNKYSSSSDVWSYGVVMWEIYSEGRTPFENRSNLEVVNDITRGIRLHRPHRASQSLYTVMYRCWHEKPHCRPSFSELLEEIRQRAENPD from the exons ATGATTCATTCAA ATCACTCCGTCCACTcagtgttctgctgctgctgctgtaccgTCCAGACCAG GGAGATCAGCACCTGCACGGAGGTGGAGCGGAGCTCCCTGTGTTTCCAGAGCAGACGATACCCAGGACGCGCCCGCCGC GTGGACAGGTCCAGGAGGaagctccctcctcctcctcccccagaGGACAGCGGTGGCGAGGACTTGCTCACGGTCGTCGCCATGTACGACTTCAAAGCCCAGGAAGACACGGATCTGACGCTCAAACAG GGGGACGAGTACGTCATCCTACACAAACAGGACCAGCTGTGGTGGAAAGCGCAGGACAAACACGG GAACAGAGGCTTCATCCCCAGTAACTACGTGACGGAGAAGAACCGAATCGAGGCAAACCC GTGGTACTGCAAGAACATCACCCGGACAGAAGCTGAGCAGCTGCTGAGACAAGAG GACAAAGAAGGAGGGTTTGTGGTGCGAGAGTCGAGTCAGCGGGGAGTTTACACCGTGTCTGTTTACACCAAGATGTTGAG tgcCGGCAGTGACGTAAGACATTACCAGATCAAAATCAATGACTCTGGAAAATTCTTCCTGGCCGAAAAACACACGTTCAGCTCCATATCTGAGGTCATCCGCTACCACCAACACAACGCAGcag GTCTGGTCACCAGGTTGCGTTATGCAGTGGGACCAATGGGAAGGTGTTTACCTGCCACATCGGGATTCAGCTCAG AGAAGTGGGAGATCAACCCGAGCGAGCTGACCTTCATGAAGGAGCTGGGCAGTGGTCAGTTTGGCGTGGTGCGACTGGGAAAGTGGCGGGCTCAGCACAAGGTGGCGATCAAGGCCATCAGAGAGGGAGCCATGTGCGAGGACGACTTCATCGAGGAGGCCAAGGTCATGAT GAAACTGTGTCACCACAAGCTGGTGCAGCTCTACGGCGTCTGCCtgcagcagcgccccctgctgatcGTGGCTGAGTTCATGGAGAACGGCTGCCTGCTGAACTTCCTGCGGCAGCGGGTCAGGGCCCTGAAGGAGGCGTGGCTTCTGTCCATGTGCCAGGACGTGTGCGAGGGCATGGAGTACCTGGAGGCTCAGAGCTTCATCCACAGAGACCTG GCGGCCAGGAACTGTCTCGTCAACGAGCACAACATGGTGAAGGTCAGCGACTTTGGAATGACCAG gtACGTCCTCGACAACCAGTACACGAGTTCCAGTGGAGCCAAGTTCCCCGTGAAGTGGTCTCCTCCCGAAGTTCTGCACTACAACAagtacagcagcagctctgacgTCTGGTCCTACG gcgTGGTCATGTGGGAGATCTACTCGGAGGGTCGGACTCCATTTGAGAACCGCTCAAACCTGGAGGTGGTCAACGACATCACCAGAGGGATCCGGCTGCACCGGCCGCACCGAGCCTCGCAGTCGCTGTACACCGTCATGTACCGATGCTGGCACGAG AAACCTCATTGTCGGCCGTCGTTCTCCGAGCTGCTGGAGGAAATCAGACAACGCGCAGAGAATCCAGATTAa